From a single Bryobacter aggregatus MPL3 genomic region:
- a CDS encoding glycosyltransferase family 4 protein: MSVVPAKRRALAVLPEAPYPVIGGGPLRSASILEFLASEFELHAIHFRLIGDPDPAGQYPAGMLHAAHTIDLPHHTKDFWPRLRRNLGRGLRGVPPLVDRFAGFDHHLAKILQGQHFDLAWIEHFWAAQYVSTLQPHAAKLVLDLHNVESAYFDSMKADSPLVQRPLIGHFARCARALEASLLPRFDWIVTSSEADRCRIVKNAKASAVVANTIPWHERPKQPGSNSIVFSGNFAYQPNQSALAWFLASCWPAIRQAHPGCTLRLVGKEIQYAKQIGQSAAGIDFVGPVSDAIEEIAKSRLAIVPLLSGSGTRLKILEAWAAGTPVVSTTLGAEGLEAIPGQHLRISDSATAFRQSVIELFDDRELGSHLAQAARLLYEEHYTWQSARAQLKELEL; the protein is encoded by the coding sequence ATGAGCGTTGTGCCGGCTAAGCGCCGGGCGCTCGCCGTCCTCCCCGAGGCCCCCTATCCAGTGATCGGAGGAGGGCCACTCCGCAGTGCTTCGATCCTCGAATTCCTTGCCAGCGAATTCGAACTGCACGCGATCCACTTCCGCCTCATAGGAGATCCCGACCCGGCCGGGCAATACCCGGCAGGGATGTTGCACGCCGCACATACCATTGACCTGCCGCATCACACCAAAGACTTCTGGCCGCGGCTGCGGCGCAACCTCGGGCGGGGACTGCGCGGCGTTCCTCCCCTGGTGGACCGCTTTGCGGGCTTTGACCACCACCTCGCCAAAATTTTGCAGGGCCAGCACTTCGATCTCGCCTGGATCGAACATTTCTGGGCCGCCCAGTACGTCTCCACCCTCCAGCCTCATGCGGCCAAGCTGGTGCTCGACCTCCATAATGTCGAATCGGCTTATTTTGATTCCATGAAAGCCGATTCCCCGCTCGTGCAGCGCCCTCTCATCGGACATTTTGCCCGTTGCGCGCGGGCACTGGAGGCGTCGTTGCTGCCTCGCTTCGACTGGATTGTCACCAGTTCGGAAGCCGATCGATGCAGAATCGTCAAAAATGCAAAAGCCAGCGCCGTGGTTGCCAATACAATCCCCTGGCACGAGCGCCCCAAGCAGCCGGGATCGAATTCCATCGTCTTTAGCGGGAACTTTGCCTACCAGCCAAACCAAAGCGCCCTGGCATGGTTCCTGGCCTCCTGCTGGCCCGCTATCCGCCAAGCTCATCCGGGTTGTACTCTTCGCTTGGTGGGCAAAGAAATTCAATACGCCAAGCAAATTGGGCAATCCGCGGCCGGCATCGACTTCGTAGGACCGGTATCGGATGCGATCGAAGAAATCGCAAAGTCCCGGCTGGCCATTGTGCCGCTGCTCTCCGGCTCCGGCACCCGGCTGAAAATTCTGGAAGCCTGGGCTGCAGGAACTCCGGTGGTTTCCACGACTCTTGGGGCGGAAGGGTTGGAGGCTATTCCCGGGCAACACCTTCGAATTTCGGACTCGGCCACGGCCTTCCGTCAAAGCGTGATCGAATTGTTCGATGATAGAGAGTTGGGTTCCCACCTCGCACAAGCGGCGCGTCTCCTTTATGAGGAACACTACACTTGGCAATCCGCTCGCGCCCAATTGAAGGAACTGGAGCTGTAA
- a CDS encoding glycosyltransferase family 4 protein: protein MPETMRVALDGTPLMGPLGGIRRFTDQLLLALRAEFPTDNFTPLSDQFAPLPKGIEKRWWMFGLNRAMARVEADLFHGTDFAVPYVKQRPCVMTVHDLSPWREPGAASARVQSRCAMLLRLRIPDFVHTPSEAVREELIERFRFPADRVVTIPLAAAAHFEAGTQDEGGPYFLCLGTLEDRKNLGVLVKAMAILQARGLHCKLVLAGQARDGYAVPQGEGITWIGKQEEGLLPALYRNATAVLYPSRYEGFGLPVVEAMQCGAIVVASDIPVLREVGGDAALYAHPESPEAWADTMSELWTHPDPQRQARSLEQAQHFSWQRTAAAFRQLYERCAG, encoded by the coding sequence ATGCCTGAAACGATGCGCGTGGCTCTCGATGGAACACCGCTCATGGGGCCGCTCGGCGGCATCCGACGCTTTACAGACCAGTTGCTGCTCGCCTTGCGCGCAGAGTTCCCCACAGACAATTTCACCCCGCTCTCCGATCAATTTGCGCCGCTCCCGAAAGGAATCGAGAAGCGCTGGTGGATGTTTGGCTTGAACCGTGCGATGGCTCGCGTCGAGGCAGACCTTTTTCACGGCACTGATTTTGCGGTCCCCTATGTGAAGCAGCGGCCTTGTGTGATGACAGTTCACGACCTGTCGCCCTGGCGGGAGCCAGGAGCGGCAAGCGCAAGGGTGCAGTCGCGTTGCGCGATGCTGCTGCGCTTGCGCATTCCAGACTTTGTCCATACCCCTTCGGAGGCGGTTCGCGAAGAGCTGATCGAGCGCTTTCGCTTTCCGGCAGACCGGGTGGTGACGATTCCCCTGGCCGCCGCCGCTCATTTCGAAGCAGGCACCCAGGATGAGGGGGGACCTTATTTCCTTTGTCTCGGAACTCTCGAGGATCGCAAGAATCTCGGAGTCCTGGTGAAAGCAATGGCGATTTTGCAGGCTCGAGGCCTGCACTGCAAGTTGGTGCTGGCAGGACAGGCGCGAGACGGCTACGCCGTGCCGCAAGGCGAAGGCATCACCTGGATTGGCAAGCAGGAAGAAGGCTTGCTCCCTGCCCTCTATCGCAATGCAACTGCAGTGTTGTATCCGTCGCGCTATGAAGGCTTTGGTCTTCCCGTTGTGGAAGCAATGCAATGCGGGGCGATTGTCGTGGCATCCGACATTCCGGTGCTGCGGGAAGTGGGCGGTGACGCGGCGCTTTACGCCCACCCCGAATCTCCCGAGGCCTGGGCAGACACAATGAGCGAGCTCTGGACTCATCCCGATCCCCAGCGGCAAGCCCGAAGCCTCGAGCAGGCCCAACACTTCTCCTGGCAGCGCACCGCCGCCGCCTTCCGGCAACTTTATGAGCGTTGTGCCGGCTAA
- a CDS encoding MFS transporter encodes MLNIAAISKPAGVWEQRAWYSYDFGNSAFSSTVVTLFLGPYLTSLAKAAAGPDGDIHPFGISVDPRALWSYLIALSVVLQVLFLPLVGALADYGSRKREMLGALAIAGATATALMFFLEGDNYLFGAALFLLSNLAFGASIVIYNSFLPEIAAPDERDSVSSKGWGIGYLGGGLLLALNLYLFGNAKDFGISEGMAVRISLCSAGLWWGIFTVPALLGLKNRNIGHTLPPGENYLGVGLRQVKKLLREITGYRQALLFLIAFLLYNDGIQTVIALASQFGSDQLQMSMASLTQAILMVQFVAFFGAMGFNYLSKWLGAKRSIAVSLVIWTLTLFYIWLSVKTEREFFILAFIIGIVMGGSQALSRSLFSQLIPKGREAEYFSLYEISDKGTSWISPLVFGLALQWTGNYRVAILSLILFFIGGLIVLMRVQVNEGMREAGNA; translated from the coding sequence TTGTTGAATATCGCTGCGATTTCAAAACCTGCCGGCGTCTGGGAACAACGAGCCTGGTATAGCTACGACTTTGGAAATTCCGCCTTTTCTTCGACGGTCGTCACTCTCTTCCTGGGTCCTTATCTCACCTCGCTGGCCAAGGCAGCGGCGGGTCCGGATGGGGACATTCATCCGTTTGGGATCTCTGTGGACCCCCGCGCCCTCTGGAGCTATCTGATCGCCCTCTCCGTCGTACTGCAAGTTCTATTCTTGCCCTTGGTTGGAGCGCTGGCCGACTATGGCAGCAGGAAGCGCGAAATGCTAGGCGCGCTCGCCATTGCAGGCGCCACGGCAACGGCGCTGATGTTCTTTCTCGAAGGCGACAACTATCTCTTCGGCGCAGCCTTGTTTCTGCTGTCCAACCTGGCCTTTGGCGCTTCCATCGTGATCTACAACTCCTTCCTGCCCGAAATTGCCGCGCCAGACGAGCGCGACTCGGTGTCGTCCAAGGGCTGGGGAATTGGGTATCTCGGCGGCGGCCTGCTGCTGGCGCTCAATCTCTATCTGTTTGGCAACGCGAAGGATTTCGGCATATCTGAAGGCATGGCCGTTCGCATCAGCCTCTGCTCGGCGGGCCTCTGGTGGGGCATCTTTACCGTACCTGCCCTGCTCGGGCTGAAGAACCGCAACATCGGCCATACACTGCCCCCCGGCGAAAACTATCTGGGCGTTGGACTGCGCCAGGTGAAGAAGCTCTTGCGCGAGATTACCGGTTACCGGCAAGCCCTGCTGTTCCTGATCGCCTTTCTGCTCTATAACGACGGCATCCAGACCGTGATCGCGCTGGCCAGCCAATTCGGCAGCGACCAATTGCAGATGTCGATGGCTTCCCTGACACAAGCGATTCTGATGGTGCAGTTTGTCGCGTTCTTTGGGGCGATGGGCTTCAACTATTTATCGAAATGGCTGGGAGCCAAGCGCAGCATTGCCGTCAGCCTGGTGATCTGGACCCTCACGCTGTTCTACATCTGGCTCTCGGTGAAGACCGAGCGGGAGTTCTTCATCCTCGCCTTCATCATCGGAATCGTGATGGGCGGCAGCCAGGCTTTGAGCCGTTCGCTCTTTTCACAATTGATCCCGAAAGGGCGCGAAGCGGAGTATTTCTCGCTCTATGAGATCTCCGACAAAGGCACCAGTTGGATTAGCCCTCTCGTCTTCGGCCTCGCCCTGCAGTGGACCGGCAACTATCGCGTCGCGATTCTCTCGCTGATTCTGTTCTTTATCGGCGGTCTGATTGTCCTGATGCGCGTCCAGGTGAACGAGGGCATGCGCGAAGCGGGGAATGCCTGA
- a CDS encoding glutathione peroxidase: MSAADSAYDFTMNSITGQPVALKQFEGKPVLFVNVASKCGYTPQYEGLEALYRKYKAKGFTIVGIPANNFGSQEPGTNEEIATFCKRTYDVTFPILSKVDVVGPNITPLYQYLTQTGGDVKWNFTKFLVGKDGKVIARYESKVKPDDAALVAAIEAAIK, encoded by the coding sequence ATGTCCGCCGCCGATTCCGCCTATGACTTCACGATGAACTCGATCACGGGTCAGCCTGTAGCGCTGAAGCAGTTCGAGGGCAAGCCCGTTCTTTTTGTGAATGTGGCCAGCAAGTGTGGCTACACGCCCCAATATGAAGGGCTGGAAGCGCTCTATCGCAAATACAAGGCGAAGGGCTTCACAATTGTCGGGATTCCGGCCAATAACTTCGGCTCGCAGGAGCCCGGTACGAATGAGGAGATCGCCACCTTCTGCAAGCGTACCTACGATGTCACCTTCCCGATTCTGTCCAAGGTAGATGTCGTGGGGCCAAACATCACCCCGCTGTATCAGTACCTGACCCAGACTGGCGGCGACGTCAAGTGGAACTTCACGAAGTTTCTGGTGGGCAAGGACGGTAAAGTGATCGCTCGTTACGAATCGAAAGTCAAACCGGACGATGCGGCCTTGGTTGCGGCGATCGAAGCCGCGATCAAATAA
- a CDS encoding penicillin acylase family protein → MRRVFKYTNAIAAIALIAALGLFYKYIWLSMPQTAGELALDLSKPATVTRDDRGIPHIQAASIEDALYLQGYVHAQDRFWQMDATRRIAAGEMAEIVGQAALESDIDSRRMRLRRLAESMQAQMEPEDRKWLAAYARGVNDWLNTHLDTLPLEIRALNYTPRQWSINDSLLLGLHMHRQLSTSWTTEADQFLMLAQGGDPAKVKMLFPTRNGAEIMMGSNAWAISGTRSSTGKPILAGDPHLQQSWPSTFYINHLKAGDLDVIGGSIPGSPGVIIGHNQKIAWSMTTLQFDVQDLYINESRLVGIEKETIRIKGGGVVEFNNQITPHGPIVERNGIKYALQWTPFDGKFSFAFLDINRAQDWTQFRKALSRFPGPNHNFLYADQAGNIGYQAAGRFPIRKTAESGLPLDARNPDHEWLGFIPFEELPTAFNPKSGYLVSSNQNPFPKDYKYPVAGIFTPPYRQRQIVNRLGEKAQWLPVEMASIQKDVYSAFHHYLAQELVKAGRKRKSSREEFSAALEVLESWNGQMEIGMAAPLLATLAYEQLKTAVLHRASPRAPGTPSHFAPSVVEDLLRSRPKDWFADYDQLLIQALLDALEIGVKQQGKNPKFWDYGRYNRIYIPNQVLAEAVTVGKFVSKPWMPMADVIRALKLPLVDSYVQAGPAALSGSALTVKQVSPRVGPAFRFIADPSNWEKSYFTLTLGESGHVFAKHSKDYWESWYNGEPVLLPYQEVRADEVLRIRPR, encoded by the coding sequence GTGCGACGCGTTTTCAAATATACCAACGCTATTGCTGCAATCGCTTTGATTGCTGCGTTGGGCTTGTTCTACAAGTACATCTGGCTCAGCATGCCACAAACCGCGGGCGAGTTGGCCCTCGACCTGAGCAAGCCGGCCACGGTGACTCGTGACGATCGGGGCATCCCTCACATCCAGGCGGCCAGCATCGAAGATGCGCTGTATTTGCAGGGATATGTACATGCCCAGGATCGTTTCTGGCAGATGGATGCCACCCGGCGAATTGCCGCTGGAGAGATGGCAGAAATCGTGGGGCAAGCTGCGCTCGAAAGCGATATCGATTCGCGCCGCATGCGTCTGCGCCGGCTTGCCGAATCCATGCAGGCCCAGATGGAGCCGGAGGATCGCAAGTGGCTGGCCGCCTATGCCCGCGGCGTCAACGATTGGTTAAACACGCACCTCGATACGCTGCCTCTGGAGATCCGCGCGCTGAACTATACTCCCCGCCAATGGAGCATCAACGATTCGCTGCTGCTTGGCCTTCACATGCACCGCCAGCTCTCCACGAGTTGGACCACCGAAGCCGACCAGTTCCTGATGCTCGCGCAAGGAGGCGACCCAGCCAAGGTGAAGATGCTCTTCCCCACCCGCAACGGGGCGGAAATCATGATGGGCTCCAATGCCTGGGCCATCAGTGGCACGCGCAGCAGCACCGGTAAGCCGATCCTTGCCGGCGACCCGCACTTGCAACAGAGCTGGCCCAGCACCTTCTACATCAACCATCTGAAGGCTGGCGATCTCGATGTCATTGGCGGCTCCATCCCCGGCTCTCCCGGGGTGATCATTGGCCACAACCAGAAGATCGCCTGGTCGATGACCACGCTGCAGTTCGATGTCCAGGATCTGTACATCAATGAATCGCGGCTGGTGGGCATCGAGAAGGAAACCATCCGCATCAAGGGCGGTGGCGTCGTCGAGTTCAATAATCAGATCACGCCGCATGGGCCGATCGTCGAACGCAACGGAATCAAGTATGCGCTGCAGTGGACGCCCTTTGACGGCAAGTTTTCTTTTGCCTTCCTAGATATCAATCGAGCGCAGGATTGGACGCAATTCCGCAAGGCACTCTCGCGCTTTCCGGGGCCGAATCATAACTTCCTCTATGCCGATCAGGCCGGAAATATTGGCTACCAGGCAGCAGGCCGATTTCCGATTCGAAAGACGGCAGAGAGCGGGTTGCCTCTCGATGCGCGTAACCCGGACCACGAATGGCTCGGCTTCATTCCCTTTGAGGAACTGCCGACAGCCTTCAATCCGAAGAGCGGCTATCTGGTGAGTTCCAATCAGAACCCTTTTCCCAAGGACTATAAGTATCCGGTGGCCGGCATCTTTACGCCGCCTTACCGGCAGCGCCAGATCGTGAACCGGCTCGGTGAGAAAGCGCAATGGCTTCCTGTCGAAATGGCCAGCATCCAAAAGGACGTCTACTCCGCCTTCCATCATTACCTGGCCCAGGAGTTGGTGAAAGCAGGCCGCAAGCGCAAGTCGTCCCGGGAGGAGTTTAGCGCGGCGCTGGAGGTGTTGGAATCCTGGAACGGGCAGATGGAAATTGGCATGGCCGCCCCGCTCCTGGCCACTCTCGCCTACGAGCAACTCAAAACCGCGGTGTTGCACCGGGCCTCACCGCGGGCGCCGGGCACGCCGTCTCATTTTGCGCCGTCGGTGGTGGAAGATCTGCTGCGCAGCCGCCCCAAAGATTGGTTCGCCGACTACGACCAGTTGCTCATCCAGGCATTGCTCGACGCGCTCGAGATTGGGGTGAAGCAACAAGGGAAGAATCCGAAATTCTGGGATTATGGCCGTTACAATCGCATCTACATTCCGAATCAGGTGTTGGCGGAGGCGGTGACGGTGGGGAAATTTGTCAGCAAGCCATGGATGCCGATGGCAGACGTGATTCGTGCGCTCAAACTACCGCTTGTCGATAGCTACGTGCAAGCAGGGCCGGCGGCCTTGAGCGGCTCCGCACTCACCGTGAAGCAGGTGAGCCCGCGAGTGGGTCCGGCGTTCCGTTTCATTGCCGATCCCTCGAATTGGGAGAAGAGCTATTTCACGCTGACACTCGGCGAAAGCGGCCATGTTTTCGCCAAGCATAGTAAGGATTATTGGGAGAGCTGGTACAACGGTGAACCGGTGCTGCTTCCGTATCAGGAAGTGCGGGCGGACGAGGTTCTGCGCATCCGCCCGCGATAG
- a CDS encoding hemolysin family protein translates to MEANSNIGLRLLLLAALTAINGFFAASEIALLSARRPRLKQLAADGNLGAIAALKLLANMERLLSVVQVGIGITSLAMGVAGEEAINHWLKLQLVPLAPAGYAKVVEIFCLMVSFVCLTLLLVVVGEVVPKNLGIIASERVSLLGAPVLLLVNRALSPLVFLVESLANFFSRILGLPRGTAHGVHSPEEIRHIVESSKEHSTVTPFEAHAIDRLLELRELVAREVMTPRNSLICLPINASLDNLLKVMSDHHFSRVPVYKDNPDNIMGIVHFRDLLVVWQERRLSTERRRPVRPFRLENYIRKLPVIPETKSLSDLIDEFRQNRAHMSLVVNEFGAVSGVLTLEDVFEQVFGEINDEHDLVVAEVETEADDLELDGSTTARDLELKFGIELPNDAGFETLAGFILFRLGFIPKSGEVVEEGDRRYTVVEMERNRIGRVRVERIRHTDPV, encoded by the coding sequence ATGGAAGCCAACAGTAATATCGGGTTGCGGCTCTTGCTGCTTGCCGCCCTCACCGCGATTAACGGCTTCTTTGCCGCCTCTGAAATCGCACTTCTGAGCGCGCGCCGGCCCCGCCTGAAGCAACTGGCAGCTGACGGAAACCTGGGCGCTATCGCTGCCTTAAAGCTGCTGGCGAACATGGAACGCCTGCTCAGCGTTGTCCAGGTTGGGATCGGAATCACAAGCCTGGCCATGGGTGTGGCTGGCGAAGAGGCCATCAACCACTGGCTCAAGTTGCAACTGGTCCCGCTGGCGCCTGCCGGTTACGCCAAGGTGGTTGAGATCTTCTGCCTGATGGTTAGTTTTGTTTGTCTGACGCTGCTGCTGGTGGTGGTGGGCGAAGTGGTGCCGAAGAATCTGGGCATCATTGCCTCGGAACGTGTGAGCCTGTTGGGCGCGCCGGTGCTGCTCTTGGTGAACCGGGCTCTGTCGCCACTGGTCTTCCTGGTTGAGAGTCTGGCCAATTTCTTTTCGCGCATTCTGGGCTTGCCTCGTGGCACGGCGCATGGAGTCCATTCGCCGGAAGAGATCCGGCACATTGTCGAATCGAGCAAGGAGCACTCGACGGTGACACCGTTTGAGGCGCACGCAATCGACCGCCTGCTGGAACTGCGCGAACTGGTGGCTCGCGAAGTGATGACGCCGCGCAACAGCCTGATCTGTCTGCCGATCAACGCCTCGCTCGACAATCTGTTGAAGGTGATGAGCGATCACCACTTCTCGCGCGTTCCCGTGTACAAGGACAATCCGGACAACATCATGGGGATCGTGCATTTTCGAGACCTGCTGGTGGTTTGGCAGGAGCGCAGGCTCTCGACGGAGCGGCGGCGGCCTGTCCGTCCTTTTCGGCTCGAAAACTATATCCGCAAGCTTCCGGTGATTCCGGAAACAAAATCACTCAGCGATCTGATCGATGAGTTCCGGCAGAATCGCGCGCATATGTCGCTTGTGGTCAATGAGTTCGGCGCCGTCAGCGGCGTACTGACGCTTGAAGACGTCTTCGAGCAGGTCTTTGGCGAAATCAATGACGAGCATGATCTGGTGGTGGCCGAAGTGGAAACCGAAGCCGATGACCTCGAACTCGATGGCTCAACGACCGCTCGCGATCTCGAGCTGAAATTCGGAATCGAATTGCCAAACGACGCTGGTTTTGAGACGCTGGCCGGATTCATCCTCTTCCGGCTCGGTTTTATTCCGAAGTCCGGCGAAGTGGTGGAAGAGGGCGACCGCCGCTATACGGTCGTCGAGATGGAACGCAATCGGATTGGCCGCGTGCGCGTCGAGCGCATCCGCCATACCGATCCGGTTTAG
- a CDS encoding 3-keto-disaccharide hydrolase produces the protein MRPVLFLLACSVAFAQPNTLSPAERKAGWQLLFDGHSLAGWRWSGKTPAPTPSWAVADQALVTTPGHGAEVYLLTESSFTDFELAFSWRAEAKANSGIKYRIQSMTEKTRIEPTGLEYQITDDLANPDSLSNLRHSTGALYDYVAPQRSKPAAPDRWHHSRIIASGLHIEHWLDGEKVVNIDLDTPAAEAAFAQSQRASKLLLRQQAQRSSPLALQIHDGVVAFRDIKIRPIRP, from the coding sequence ATGCGTCCCGTGCTTTTTCTGCTCGCCTGCTCCGTGGCCTTTGCCCAACCCAATACGCTCTCTCCAGCGGAACGCAAAGCAGGCTGGCAATTGCTCTTTGATGGCCATTCCCTCGCCGGCTGGCGCTGGTCTGGAAAGACGCCTGCCCCGACACCCTCCTGGGCGGTTGCTGACCAGGCACTGGTGACCACTCCGGGCCATGGCGCCGAAGTCTACTTGCTCACAGAAAGCTCTTTTACCGATTTTGAGTTGGCCTTCTCCTGGCGCGCCGAGGCAAAGGCAAACTCCGGCATCAAATACCGCATCCAGAGCATGACCGAGAAGACTCGCATCGAACCGACGGGACTCGAGTATCAGATCACCGACGATCTGGCGAACCCCGATTCACTCTCGAATCTCCGGCATTCGACAGGGGCTCTCTACGATTACGTGGCGCCCCAGAGGTCGAAACCAGCAGCGCCAGATCGTTGGCACCACTCGAGGATCATCGCGTCCGGTCTGCATATCGAACACTGGCTCGACGGAGAAAAAGTAGTCAATATCGATCTCGATACACCCGCCGCCGAGGCGGCTTTTGCCCAAAGCCAGCGCGCCAGCAAGCTCCTGCTCCGCCAGCAGGCCCAACGGAGTTCGCCGCTGGCGCTGCAGATTCACGATGGGGTGGTCGCGTTCCGCGACATCAAGATCCGGCCGATCCGGCCCTAA
- a CDS encoding alpha/beta fold hydrolase, translated as MQCLMPVAIALSLTLLRLDAQTPAAVTKMVAVDGHRLKVRIAGAAQGFLPTVVFESGIGTPLERWGAIQAEIAKQTATFSYDRAGIGGSEPGTEAPTFPHIVSELHSLLQASGMKPPYLLVGHSLGGPISRLFVATYPNEVAGLVYVDPGDFSGAAEKPGQEGSDMVNRLRDQSYANRSASEQAEYREARKAERSGFALFRQLPPMPDLPLVVLLGAIALPGPSGMDWKSFAAERLRQAVEHAHQWTSEVSEGWLVVTPNSSHYIQDTEPELVVWGIRKALFPEIGRRLARIPHDQGAKGILALYRQLRASYPAAAFKPNQLNSIAYRFLRAGKVEAAIQLFQRNVSEFPSDWNVYDSLGEAYLAAGQRKLAIENYEKSVQLNPGNGNGKKMLEELQK; from the coding sequence ATGCAATGCCTGATGCCTGTGGCGATCGCCCTCTCTCTGACCCTTCTGCGCCTGGACGCTCAAACGCCGGCCGCTGTCACCAAAATGGTTGCCGTGGACGGGCACCGGCTCAAGGTTCGGATCGCTGGCGCTGCGCAGGGCTTCCTGCCCACGGTCGTCTTTGAAAGTGGAATCGGCACGCCTCTTGAACGATGGGGCGCCATTCAAGCGGAGATTGCAAAGCAAACCGCAACCTTCTCCTATGACCGGGCGGGGATTGGCGGATCTGAGCCAGGCACCGAGGCGCCTACTTTCCCGCATATCGTCAGTGAGTTGCATTCGCTTTTGCAGGCAAGCGGCATGAAACCGCCTTACTTGCTGGTGGGACATTCGCTCGGTGGGCCGATCAGCCGCTTGTTCGTCGCCACTTATCCCAATGAGGTTGCGGGGCTGGTGTATGTCGATCCGGGCGACTTCTCCGGCGCTGCGGAAAAGCCCGGGCAGGAGGGGAGCGACATGGTGAACCGCCTGCGAGACCAATCCTATGCCAACCGGAGCGCGAGCGAACAGGCCGAGTATCGTGAGGCGCGAAAGGCGGAGCGCAGCGGCTTCGCTTTGTTCCGGCAGCTCCCGCCGATGCCTGATCTTCCGCTTGTGGTGCTCTTGGGGGCCATCGCTCTGCCTGGACCATCCGGAATGGACTGGAAGTCCTTCGCCGCAGAACGCCTGCGCCAGGCCGTCGAGCACGCGCACCAGTGGACGAGCGAAGTCTCAGAAGGCTGGCTGGTGGTGACGCCCAACAGTAGTCACTACATCCAGGACACGGAACCGGAGCTTGTGGTGTGGGGGATTCGGAAGGCTCTCTTCCCGGAGATTGGGCGGCGTCTGGCTCGCATCCCGCACGATCAAGGCGCCAAAGGAATCCTGGCTCTGTATCGCCAGCTCCGTGCCAGCTATCCCGCCGCAGCCTTTAAGCCGAACCAGCTCAATAGCATTGCCTATCGCTTCCTGCGTGCCGGAAAGGTCGAGGCTGCGATCCAGCTCTTTCAGCGCAACGTGTCAGAGTTCCCCAGCGATTGGAATGTCTACGACAGTCTTGGGGAGGCATATCTGGCTGCCGGCCAGCGAAAGCTGGCAATCGAGAATTATGAGAAGTCCGTGCAACTGAATCCCGGCAATGGGAATGGAAAGAAGATGCTCGAAGAGCTGCAGAAGTAG
- a CDS encoding anaerobic sulfatase maturase has translation MDGEQFHILGQASGPDIPLHAERQGPAPRISSILIKPASALCNLDCSYCFYLDRDLDPYAELPKRRMSEDTLQRLVDSFLFYSYPNSTFAFQGGEPTLAGLPFFEKLVEFQQRSGRNGQNVSNALQTNGVLLDKNWAQFFKQYNWLIGLSLDGPEGVNDKYRYNKEGHGTHSWVLRGLEALQREGVDFNILCVVSQANVGRARELYKYYKSLGVDNVQYIPLAEFAGGGKGLPYTVSAREYGQFLVETFEMWWPDRRKMRIRFFDNIAEAIAGQKPGNCTMHDSCDSYCVVEYNGDVFPCDFFVEGGWKLGNIHEDSWAKIARRNRRQSFAEKKSIQHPECQVCDYKEICHGGCPKFRHGPNGNFSDLDYFCESYKMIFNRAVAPLEADLSKLLGQKIVMPGRK, from the coding sequence ATGGACGGTGAGCAGTTTCATATCCTCGGCCAGGCCTCCGGGCCTGACATTCCCCTCCATGCGGAGCGGCAGGGTCCGGCGCCACGCATCTCCTCGATTCTGATCAAGCCGGCCTCGGCCCTTTGCAATCTCGATTGCAGCTATTGCTTCTATCTCGATCGCGATCTCGACCCCTACGCCGAGCTTCCCAAGCGGCGGATGTCGGAGGATACGCTCCAGCGGCTGGTTGATAGTTTTCTCTTCTATTCCTACCCGAACTCAACCTTTGCCTTCCAGGGTGGGGAGCCGACCCTGGCCGGGCTTCCCTTCTTCGAAAAGCTTGTCGAATTCCAGCAACGCTCGGGCCGCAACGGACAAAACGTATCGAATGCGCTGCAAACCAACGGCGTGTTGCTCGACAAGAACTGGGCGCAGTTTTTCAAGCAGTACAACTGGTTGATCGGGCTCTCGCTCGATGGACCGGAAGGGGTCAACGACAAGTACCGCTACAACAAAGAGGGCCATGGCACCCATAGCTGGGTTCTACGGGGCCTGGAGGCTCTGCAGCGCGAAGGCGTGGACTTCAACATCCTCTGCGTCGTCAGCCAGGCGAATGTCGGGCGCGCCCGCGAGCTGTACAAATACTACAAGAGCCTGGGCGTCGATAATGTGCAGTACATTCCGCTCGCCGAGTTTGCCGGTGGCGGCAAGGGCCTGCCCTATACGGTGAGCGCGCGGGAGTACGGCCAGTTCCTGGTGGAGACCTTCGAGATGTGGTGGCCCGACCGGCGCAAGATGCGGATTCGCTTCTTCGACAATATTGCCGAAGCAATTGCCGGACAGAAGCCAGGCAACTGCACCATGCACGACAGTTGCGACAGCTATTGCGTTGTCGAATACAACGGCGATGTTTTCCCCTGCGACTTCTTTGTCGAAGGCGGCTGGAAGCTGGGCAACATCCACGAGGATTCCTGGGCAAAGATTGCCCGCCGCAATCGCCGTCAGAGCTTTGCGGAGAAGAAGTCGATCCAGCACCCGGAATGCCAGGTTTGCGACTACAAGGAGATCTGCCACGGCGGATGTCCGAAGTTCCGCCACGGGCCCAATGGGAATTTCTCCGATCTCGACTACTTCTGCGAGTCCTACAAGATGATCTTCAACCGGGCCGTCGCGCCGCTTGAGGCGGACTTGAGCAAACTGCTTGGCCAGAAGATTGTCATGCCGGGACGCAAGTAA